The Glaciimonas sp. PCH181 nucleotide sequence AGTCCGGATTTTCTCACGCATAGTGCTCAAATTACGCACTAGCGCCGCTGATTTTTCCCAGTCGCGATGTTTTGCAATGGGATAGAAACCTGTGTACTGACCTGGCTCAAGAATGGAGCGCAACGCCAGCGTGCCAGCCGATACGTGCACATGATCGACGATCGTTATATGTCCATGAATCATAGCGGCACCACCGATGGAACAGTATTTACCGATCGTCGCACTGCCTGCGATTCCGACACATGCAGCAATCGCGGTGTGGGCACCGATGTGGCAGTTATGGGCAATCTGAATCTGATTGTCCAGCTTAACCCCTTCTTCGATGACGGTATCGGCTAATGCGCCACGGTCTATGGTCGTATTCGCACCGATTTCAACATCATCGCCGATCAGGACGCGGCCAGTTTGTGGAATTTTTACCCAGGCACCAGCATCGTTGGCGAATCCAAAGCCGTCAGCGCCTATGACTACGCCTGAATGAATGATACCGCGCTGACCAATTTCGCACCCTGCGTAAATGGTGACATGCGCATGCAAGCGGGTCATTGCGCCTATCGATACCGCACGACCAATCACGCACCCTGCCATGATATGCACATGTGCGCCTATCACCGCTTCAGCCTCAATCACCACATTAGCGCCAATACAGGCCGTTGCCGCTACCGATGCAGATGGATCAACGACCGCCGATGGATGAATACCGGATGGCGTTACAGGCGCATTTAGCGCAGCAAAAAATTGGGCAGTTCGCGCGAAATAGGCATAAGGATTCGCGGTGACTATACGGGCGCCCTTATAAACTGCGCTAACAACCGCATCGTCTGCCGGAGATAAAATAATCGCCGCGGCCTGACTTTGGGTAGCTTGAGATCGAAACTTGGGATTGGAGAGAAAAGTAATATGTGCCGCCGTTGCGTCGCTCAACGGCGCGATGCCGGATACCTGAATATCCGCATCGCCAATTAACTGCCCGCCCAAGCTTTCGACCAGTTGTTTCAGCCGAGTGCTCATTGTGGCCTTATGTGATTACTTGTTGAGTGCTTTCAGCACTTTATCAGTGATATCGATACGCTTGTTAGCGTAGACGGCATCCTGAAAGACGATGTCATAATTCTCGGCATCGGCAATTTGCTTGATAACTTTATTGGTACGCTCTAAGACAACTGCCAACTCTTCGTTACGACGCTGGTTCAGATCTTCTCTGAACTCGCGTTGTTTACGCTGGAAATCTTTGTCCAGATCGGCTAACTCACGTTGACGCTTCAGACGCTCTGACTCTGGAATAACTGCAGAGTCTTTATCCAATTTATCAGCCATACCCTTAAGACGTGCTGCCAAATCCTGCAAATCCTTATCGCGCTTAGAAAATTCCGCCTGAATTTTGGCATCCGCTGCTTTAGCAGGGGCCGCCTCGCGGAAAATACGCTCATTGCTCACAAAAGCGATTTTTGAGCCTTCCTGCGCATGCACAGGTGCGACTGCGGCCAAGCAAAGGGCCAGAATCGCAACCGACTTTAGCGAGGCGAATGATTTAGTTAGAGACTTCAAAGCCGTTCTCCGCTATTCAAATTAAGCATTATGCCATTCTTGTACAACTGCGCCATTTCTTAAAATCCAGTACCTAACTGGAATTGGAAATGCTGAACTTTATCAGCGACCGTTGTACCATTTATAATTTCTGTTTTAGCATTCAAAGGCATACCCCAGCTCAACTTCAGTGGGCCAATTGGGGAAACCCAACTTAAGCCGAAACCTGTTGAATACCGTAAGTCTTTGAATGACATTGGTGTTTTATCCGCAAATACTTGTCCACCATCCAGGAATGTAAACCAGCGCAGGGTCCGGTCATTCCCAGAACCTGGGAACGGGAACTGCAACTCTAGATTACCAAATATCCGCTTGGCACCACCCAATGAATCACCGTATTGATCGACCTTAGTACCAAGCGTCGAACCTTCAAAACCACGGACGGTACCAATACCACCTGCATAGTAATTCTTGAACACTGGGTATGCAGCACCACCAAGCCCTGCGCCGTAATCAACTTCACCGTTCATTGCCAGCGTTACAGCGTTGCCAAACAATGGTTGGAAATATTGATGCTGGTAACTTGCACGATAGTAACGCAGGCTACCGACAGCCGACACTTCCAGATTTGCGCGTTGATAACGACCTTTAGTCGGAACCAGTGCGCTGTCTCGACTATCGCGCTGCCAGGCTGCTGTCAGCGGGAAACTAGTCGTATCGGCAGAGCTTGGATTTACCAGGAAGCCGGTTGTAGGATCAATAGCACCGTGGCCGAAGTCAGCAACATATTGCTGATAAAGACTCGGGCTCAGGCCATCTGCATACACCTTTGTATTTTCGACACCGATACCGAAGAAAATGGTATCCAGTTCCGAGAACGGCACACCAAATTTCACATCAGTACCGACGGAACGGACTTTATAGTCACCCTGAGTGTAAACAGAGGGACTCACTGTACGCAAGTACAGATCATAAGTGCGGCTGACACCATCATCGGTGAAATACGGATTAGTTTGTGATATCGCAATGGTCCGATTGGTATGACTGGTATTAACGTCAAGACCGATCGTATTGCCACTACCAAACGCATTCTGTTGCTGAATCGAACCCGTCAGACTGACTTTATCCGTTTGCGAGAAACCAGCGCCGACCATAATGTTGCCGGTCGGTTTTTCAGTGACTGCCATCGTGACGTCAACCTGATCGGAAGTACCAGGAACCTCAGGCGTTTCGATACCGACGTCTTTGAAATAACCCAGACGGTCGACGCGATCACGCGATAACTTAATATTCGAACCGTCATACCAAGAGTCTTCAAATTGGCGGAACTCGCGACGCACTACTTCGT carries:
- the bamA gene encoding outer membrane protein assembly factor BamA is translated as MKLHSQHFPLSILPRRLIAIAAFALCSGQAMAVQPFVIKDIRVEGIQRTEAGTVFNYLPVRVGETFDDDKAIASIKALYATGFFKDVRVESDGNVLVVMVEERPAIAGVAFSGTKEFDKDQLTKALKEIGVGESRIYDKALVDRAEQELKRQYLSRGLYGMKVTTTVTPVERNRVNINFAVDEGEVSRIKQINFVGNKVFSDKKLREQLNLRSPGWFTWYTKADQYSKEKLAGDIETLRSYYLNRGYIEMQIESSQVSITPDKKDIYVTLNIKEGDKFTVSDVKLEGEMFGREAELKSLVQLKKGDVFSGQKLTDTTKKISERLGNFGYAFANVNANPILDRDKKEVAFTIVVDPGKRVYVRHINIVGNTKTRDEVVRREFRQFEDSWYDGSNIKLSRDRVDRLGYFKDVGIETPEVPGTSDQVDVTMAVTEKPTGNIMVGAGFSQTDKVSLTGSIQQQNAFGSGNTIGLDVNTSHTNRTIAISQTNPYFTDDGVSRTYDLYLRTVSPSVYTQGDYKVRSVGTDVKFGVPFSELDTIFFGIGVENTKVYADGLSPSLYQQYVADFGHGAIDPTTGFLVNPSSADTTSFPLTAAWQRDSRDSALVPTKGRYQRANLEVSAVGSLRYYRASYQHQYFQPLFGNAVTLAMNGEVDYGAGLGGAAYPVFKNYYAGGIGTVRGFEGSTLGTKVDQYGDSLGGAKRIFGNLELQFPFPGSGNDRTLRWFTFLDGGQVFADKTPMSFKDLRYSTGFGLSWVSPIGPLKLSWGMPLNAKTEIINGTTVADKVQHFQFQLGTGF
- the lpxD gene encoding UDP-3-O-(3-hydroxymyristoyl)glucosamine N-acyltransferase produces the protein MSTRLKQLVESLGGQLIGDADIQVSGIAPLSDATAAHITFLSNPKFRSQATQSQAAAIILSPADDAVVSAVYKGARIVTANPYAYFARTAQFFAALNAPVTPSGIHPSAVVDPSASVAATACIGANVVIEAEAVIGAHVHIMAGCVIGRAVSIGAMTRLHAHVTIYAGCEIGQRGIIHSGVVIGADGFGFANDAGAWVKIPQTGRVLIGDDVEIGANTTIDRGALADTVIEEGVKLDNQIQIAHNCHIGAHTAIAACVGIAGSATIGKYCSIGGAAMIHGHITIVDHVHVSAGTLALRSILEPGQYTGFYPIAKHRDWEKSAALVRNLSTMREKIRTLEKTIELLTEKNNEQS
- a CDS encoding OmpH family outer membrane protein; its protein translation is MKSLTKSFASLKSVAILALCLAAVAPVHAQEGSKIAFVSNERIFREAAPAKAADAKIQAEFSKRDKDLQDLAARLKGMADKLDKDSAVIPESERLKRQRELADLDKDFQRKQREFREDLNQRRNEELAVVLERTNKVIKQIADAENYDIVFQDAVYANKRIDITDKVLKALNK